In Thalassophryne amazonica chromosome 14, fThaAma1.1, whole genome shotgun sequence, one DNA window encodes the following:
- the LOC117524105 gene encoding olfactory receptor 140-like codes for MTLSTMVVSNGFFFSLSGLNFTAEHKLVLFAVTSLYYVIIWFVNVALILTIVTDRTLHDPMYVFLCSMCVSGLYGTSGFYPKFLKDLLSPAHVASYTECFLQSFVIYSSYSCDLSTLTLMAFDRYVAICLPLRYHSVMTKQRVALFVVFSWLLPLFCMFVNTMTVLQSDLCGSNIPKLYCSNYFINKLACTPSVANTGVVYFNIIFYILHFVFILCSYIPLLRTCQRSNEGWNKFVQTCVPHLIALLNFGVAVLFDLMYMRFGSLSLTQNLQNFMSIEVFLIPPIMNPLIYGLKLSKLRNKVHEFIHKN; via the coding sequence atgacattaaGTACAATGGTTGTTTCTAACggtttctttttctctctttcagGGTTAAATTTCACGGCCGAACACAAACTCGTTCTGTTCGCCGTCACTTCTCTGTATTACGTAATCATCTGGTTTGTAAACGTGGCTCTCATTTTAACCATCGTAACAGACCGAACTCTTCACGACCCCATGTACGTATTCCTGTGCAGTATGTGCGTGAGCGGACTCTACGGGACTTCAGGCTTTTACCCCAAATTTCTCAAAGACCTGCTGTCGCCCGCTCACGTGGCCTCGTACACGGAGTGTTTTCTGCAGAGTTTTGTGATTTACTCCTCTTACTCGTGTGACCTTTCGACCCTAACCCTCATGGCCTTTGACAGATATGTTGCGATTTGTCTCCCGCTGAGGTACCACTCTGTGATGACTAAACAAAGAGTCGCTCTCTTCGTGGTCTTCTCGTGGCTGTTACCACTTTTCTGCATGTTTGTTAACACAATGACTGTTCTTCAATCTGACTTATGCGGCTCAAACATCCCTAAACTCTACTGTTCTAATTATTTTATCAATAAACTGGCCTGCACACCGTCTGTCGCCAACACAGGTGTtgtttatttcaacatcatctttTACATTCTTCATTTTGTCTTTATTCTTTGTTCTTACATCCCTCTGCTGAGAACGTGCCAAAGGTCAAATGAGGGCTGGAATAAATTTGTACAAACTTGCGTCCCACATTTGATTGCTCTGCTTAATTTTGGTGTGGCTGTGCTCTTTGATTTGATGTACATGCGGTTTGGTTCACTTAGTTTAACTCAAAACCTGCAGAACTTCATGTCAATAGAAGTGTTTCTTATTCCTCCGATTATGAATCCTCTGATATACGGCTTAAAACTCAGCAAACTTCGGAATAAAGTTCATGAATTTATTCATAAAAACTAA